The Acidobacteriota bacterium nucleotide sequence CACGGGCGATGGGCAAGGGGCGGGCGAATTCCAGGAGATTTTGGACCACCTGCTCCACGCGGGCCGCTTCCTCGCGAAGCGCCCGAAAGTGGCCGTCTCCGGAGAGGCCCGGATGGTCGGCCTCCAGGAGCCTCAGGTGCGCGAGAAGTGCGCCGAGGCTGTTGCGGACCTCATGGGCCACTCCCGCGGCCACCTCCCCGAGCCGGCTGAGGGACTCGGTTTCCCGCAGGGCCCTTCTCAGGGACGCCACGCCCGTCTGGTCTTTCAATAGGAGCAGATGACCCTTCCGCTGGTGGAGGAGGTTGAAGAGGGGGATGCCCGCCACCTGGAGGACCACTCCCGGTGCACCCTCCACCTCGTCCCTCAAGGCGATGGCGCGGGTCTCCCGCGCCTCGTCCAGCACGTCGCGGACGGCCGGCCGGGTCGCCAGGAGCGCCGCCTCCGTGTCTCCCAGCCGCGGGATCTCGGTGAGACCGAGCAAGCTCCGCGCCGAAGCGTTCAGCCCGATGAGCCGCCCCTCCTCGTCGAACCGCAGAAATCCCGCGTCGAGGTTCGCGCTGAGCGTCTCCGCGAGCCCCTCCACTTCTTCGAGGCGGCGGCGCTCTCGCGCGTGCAGGGCCTCCAATTCGGTGGTCCGGCTCCTCAGCTCGGCGAGGGCCTTTTGAAAGACCTGAATGGCGGCCCCCTCCGTGGGGGAAGGTGCCTCCGAGGCGAGGAGACTCCCGGCTTCCCTCAGGCTGGCTTCCATGCCCCGGTAAGCGCCGTAAAGGCGGCTGGAGAACCAGGTCATGAGAGCCAGGAGGGCGGCGAGGGCCAACAGGTCCACGGCGAGCGCGGCCACGTACCGCCCGCGCAAGGCCGCGAAGGCGGGAGCCTGGAACGCCACCACGAGGGTCCGGCCGTCCTCGAAGGTGCGCGCGTAGTGGGGATGGGACCCCTCAAACGCCACCACGTCGGACCCGGCAGGCGGAACCGCGAGGACCGGTGGGGCGAAACCGGCGTCCCCCCAGAGGACCCGCTTTCCCAGGAGGAGGGCGGCGCCCCGCGGACGGACGGCCGCGTCCTTGGGAGGGGCCCCAGGAAGGATGCGCCCCGAAAGAGATCCCGAGCCGGGTGACAGGGGGAGGTGGGCCGCCCGCGCCGCGGCCAGCCGCCCGATCATGGAAGCCTGGCTCTCGACGAGCCCCCTCTCCCGGGCCAGGGAGCGGGACAGGGAGAGGACGAGCCACAGGCCGGCCACGGTGAGGGCGCCGCACAGGAGGAGCCACGTCCACGCGGAGGCCGTTTTTCGGTCAAAGGCCGTCATGGCGGGGAGGGGAGGAGGAGCGCCTGGTACCGGCTCCAGAAGGCCGGTCCCCAAAAGAGGGCTCCGAGACCGGCGGCGCAAAGAAACGTGCCGAAGGGCAGGGGGGTTCGGCGGTCCTTCCCCGCGGCCAGGAGGTACGCCCCCCCGGCCAGGGTCCCGATCAAGGCGCCCCCGAAGAGGGCGAGGAGCATCCCCTTCCATCCCAGGAACGCTCCCAGCATGGCCAGGAGCTTCACGTCTCCCCAGCCCATGGCCTCCACCGAGAAGAGGGCGTAGGCGCCGATGAGGGCCGCGGGCAGGGCCGCGCCGAGGACCGCCCCGAGGAGGGACGCCCAGGGGGTCGTCCAGGGAACGAAGAACGAGGAGCCGAGCCCCAGCGCGATGCCGGGGAGGGTGAGGCGGTCCGGCAGGATCTGGTGTTCCAGGTCGATGAGTCCCAGGCACAGGGCGAGGAAGGAAAAGAGGGCTCCGATGGCGGAGGCGGGGCTGGGGCCGAAGGCGGCGGCGCACGCGAGAAAGAGCCCTCCCATGGCCGCCTCCACGAGGGGATACCGGGGGCTGATGGGCGTCCGGCACGAGGCGCACCGGCCTCGGAGGGCCACCCAGGAGAGGAGGGGGACGTTCTGAAACCACCGGATGGGAGCGGCGCAGGCGGGACAGCGGGAACCCGGCGAGACCACGGATTCGCCTCGTGGGAGCCGGTGGATCAGGACGTTGGCGAAGGAGCCCCACACCAGCCCCAAGAGCCCGGCGGCGGGCAGAAAGAGGGAGGCATCGAACAGGGGGCTCACCATTGGCCGTAGGCTCCCCTGAAATTGAAGGGCTTGCTGCACCGCACGTCCCCGCTGGAGGGGTCGTACAGGTACGGTTCCCCGTAGGGGTCCATGGGCACTCCGGGAAGGAAGCCGTCCCGGACCAGGTCCGAGAGGCGCTGGGGACGAGCCCCCTTTGCTTTCGTGAAGGCGTCCACCGCGGCCTCCAGCCGCCTGAGGTCGATCTTGACCCGAAGATCGAAGATGTTTCGGTCCGCGGCCAGGCGGAAGAACCGGCCGCGCGAGGAATCGTCGCCCTCGAACTGGCCGCGAATCTTGGTCCAGAACTCGAGAGATCGCTCGTAATCCCCTCTGTACTTGAGGGAGTTGGCCAGCATGTCCTTGATGAGGATCTCCTCCGGGTTCCGGTCGTGGGCGATCTGGAAGTAGCGCGCCGCCTGCTCGTAGTCCTTGGCCTGGAAGAAGGCGTAGGTGCCCGCCTCCCATGGCAGAAGCCAGTTCTTGGAATTGAAGGAGATGCCCTTGTCGGCCAGGCGGTAGAGGGCGTCCCAGTTCTGGTCCAGGGACAGGAAGAGGCACCCGAAGATGTACGCCTCATAGAATCGAGGGTCCAGGTCCGTCAGGGTGTCAAAGGTCCGCGAGAGGTAGGTGCCCCGCACCTCCTTGCCATACCGGTCGAAGTACTGCACCGCCCATACGAAGATCAGGTCCGCCCAGAGATTCCTCTGGCCCAGGCTGGCCACCTTCATGTATCCGCTGGAGGGTATGTAATACGAGCGAAACTCGTCGGAGTACCCGGCGCGGAGGTCGGCGAGGCTCGAGTGAAGCGACCCCGCCGTCACCAGCAAGGCCGCCAGAAGGATCAAGGCCAGGGCGTGCCGGAGGTTCATAGGAGGTCTCGACGTCGGAAACTCAGGGCCGAGGCCGACAGGAGGATCACCACGAACAGGAGCGTGTAGAGGGTGGCCCGGGGCGTGAACCCGGGCGCCACCGGAAGGTCGTGGGCGACGAGGTCCGTGATGCTCAACATGTTCAGGTCGGGAAGCACGTGGTACAGGAGGACGATGATCTTGCGCCCGAAGACCGACTCCACCTGGGGAAGGAGAACCTCGGGCAGGGCCGAACTCGTGTGGCCGATCACGTAGAAGGCGGCGGTGCACAACGCGCTGACCACGGGCGAAGCCACGGAGGAGAAGAAGATCGCCACCGCCGTGAGCACCATCAGTTCGAGGGCCGTGAAGTAGGCGGCCGCGAAGATCCGCGGCGTGAATCCACCCACGAGGACGAGGACCAGGGACAGGACCGCCACCATGGCGGCGAGGTTCACCAGGAGCACGAGGAGGAGGCCGGCGTAGCGTCCCAGGATGAAACGGCCCCGATCCACCGGCTTGGAAAGAAT carries:
- a CDS encoding ATP-binding protein, whose product is MGTGLLEPVPGAPPPLPAMTAFDRKTASAWTWLLLCGALTVAGLWLVLSLSRSLARERGLVESQASMIGRLAAARAAHLPLSPGSGSLSGRILPGAPPKDAAVRPRGAALLLGKRVLWGDAGFAPPVLAVPPAGSDVVAFEGSHPHYARTFEDGRTLVVAFQAPAFAALRGRYVAALAVDLLALAALLALMTWFSSRLYGAYRGMEASLREAGSLLASEAPSPTEGAAIQVFQKALAELRSRTTELEALHARERRRLEEVEGLAETLSANLDAGFLRFDEEGRLIGLNASARSLLGLTEIPRLGDTEAALLATRPAVRDVLDEARETRAIALRDEVEGAPGVVLQVAGIPLFNLLHQRKGHLLLLKDQTGVASLRRALRETESLSRLGEVAAGVAHEVRNSLGALLAHLRLLEADHPGLSGDGHFRALREEAARVEQVVQNLLEFARPLPIAREQVALRELLLQEASLLRESSPGLEVEVECSEGLEAEADPDALSRAVRNLARNAAEAATSAGRPGRVRLQAAETAGEVAIVVEDDGPGLPAGMEESVFTPFSSQKPGGTGLGLPIARKIAREHGGDLVAFKSDLGGAGFRLILPRTGPRLEP
- a CDS encoding prepilin peptidase, with translation MVSPLFDASLFLPAAGLLGLVWGSFANVLIHRLPRGESVVSPGSRCPACAAPIRWFQNVPLLSWVALRGRCASCRTPISPRYPLVEAAMGGLFLACAAAFGPSPASAIGALFSFLALCLGLIDLEHQILPDRLTLPGIALGLGSSFFVPWTTPWASLLGAVLGAALPAALIGAYALFSVEAMGWGDVKLLAMLGAFLGWKGMLLALFGGALIGTLAGGAYLLAAGKDRRTPLPFGTFLCAAGLGALFWGPAFWSRYQALLLPSPP
- a CDS encoding ABC transporter permease, with the protein product MIPTRESARLFRAQVWAIARNTFRESVRSRVFYILLAFAVGLLGFSYVLGFLAVGILRKVVLDVGLSTISYFTALTAIFVGIGLVYQEIEKKTIYNILSKPVDRGRFILGRYAGLLLVLLVNLAAMVAVLSLVLVLVGGFTPRIFAAAYFTALELMVLTAVAIFFSSVASPVVSALCTAAFYVIGHTSSALPEVLLPQVESVFGRKIIVLLYHVLPDLNMLSITDLVAHDLPVAPGFTPRATLYTLLFVVILLSASALSFRRRDLL